From the Lysinibacillus fusiformis genome, the window AGTGGCATGACCTTGATCGTTACTTTGACAAGGACACCAAGCATTCCAAGAGATACATGAAGCGCTTCAGATAAATCATCCATCCCTCTCCTATGTTCCTGATAAGTCCCAGTGCCATCTACAAATCCCCATGCCTCGACAGCTGACGATAAAGAACCAAGCGTAACCCCTGTGCCATGTGTACCAGTCGACACTGCACCTGCAATGGTTTGCTCCTGAATATCTCCCATATTGATTAACGCAAAGCCGTGTTTCGCTAGCATCGGCCCAATTTCATATAAGTAGGTCCCCGCCCATAGTGTTGCCTCCTGTCTTTCCTCATTCACAGCGATTAATCCACGCAGATTATGTAAGGAAATAGCGATATGCTCAGGCATAGCCACAGCACTAAAAGAATGTGCAGCACCTGTGACACGTATTGTCTTTCCTGCTTGACACGCATGCTTCACAATGGCTGAAACTTCATCAATAGAGTGTGGTAAATACATTTCGCTCGGATAGGAAATAACATTCCCAGCCCAATTTGTCCACTTTTCACCATTCCGCCATTTTTCTATAGAAAACATTGTCCATCCCCCCTGTATGTTGTGTAAGGTCCTGCATACTTGTCCCCACGAATAGCATGCAGGACCTGAAAACGCTCACAAAGCTCTCCAGCCTTTGCATGTCGAAAATAAATGGTATCGCCAATATTGATGCTTTTTCCTTTGACCTTAATTGGTGTTTGCACCTCCCCTGCGCCTTCTAGGCTAAGATATGCAAAAGTGGTAGGGTCATAGAATACAGGCAAGCGATCCATCGCTATTGCTCCAGAAGCCGTATAGCCTCCACCATGACAAACAACGATATTTTTTTCAGGCATTCTTGTGACACGCAAGGCAAATCCAGCAGCCTTTTCTAGCTGTAAATGTGTAAATTGATCGAACAATGCAGGCGCATAAAAAGCTGAGCCAACTGTAATTTCCGTTACCTCCTTTTGTTGATTGGTATATGTCATACTTCCTGATCCTCCGCCATTAACAAAGCGCAGATTCGGAAAATAGGCCTTGATATGAGCGATTGCTAATCGACGAAATTGCGTTACTTGCTTTTTGGCCTGTACTTGCATGGCTTCTATGACTCTACCTTTTAAAGCATTCGCTGGACGATTGCCAACACCCGCAATTTGAGCCTCATAGCCCATCGCTCCTACCACTTCAATTGAAGGAGTCTTTTGAA encodes:
- a CDS encoding amino acid deaminase/aldolase, translating into MTTRLDQAFCDLERPFAWLDLDALDKNIQMVQEACGGKQIRIATKSIRSIEVLSYIQKKLVNVVGFMTFTAAETLFLLEQGFDDLLLGYPVMEEATIRRLLHFVKEGKIVTFMVDRPEHIELLAKLGQELGVRVQVCIDINVSNDFKVLYFGTKRSSLYSLETLTPFLQTIQKTPSIEVVGAMGYEAQIAGVGNRPANALKGRVIEAMQVQAKKQVTQFRRLAIAHIKAYFPNLRFVNGGGSGSMTYTNQQKEVTEITVGSAFYAPALFDQFTHLQLEKAAGFALRVTRMPEKNIVVCHGGGYTASGAIAMDRLPVFYDPTTFAYLSLEGAGEVQTPIKVKGKSINIGDTIYFRHAKAGELCERFQVLHAIRGDKYAGPYTTYRGDGQCFL